The following coding sequences lie in one Trichoderma breve strain T069 chromosome 1, whole genome shotgun sequence genomic window:
- a CDS encoding pex2 / pex12 amino terminal region domain-containing protein has product MEFITALRGTFDGQKPSLFEVLSEQQLNSLLPPTLRYLLTVATHRHPRYLLRILNSFDELYALLMLAVERHYLRTRGGSFTENFYGLKREKALHGEIPRASLAAPHLVRETLKLTTKDVWQNLAVLVGVPYLKRKLDESYDINAPRALLGAAYTRMPENPTLRDRFMHYYRWFLRNIYPHVNAAYCFAMLAFNLAYLFDRTKYHNPLMWLIGTRIRRMTMADYQAIDKLSEPTSNAAKPGPRSLLSTPKELASRAMSSLSLLLPMSIFALKFLEWWYQSDFAKQLSRKAAESIELPPPIVSGKGSFGKKKKEEGKEEEEESKEVAITEKEAPIATPSMLPIFVVRFPEDSSLCPICVDEIVTPTVCQTGVVYCYTCIHRWIEGMHPKQEEFMEDREGKWESGQGRCAVTGKRVLGGTEGLRRIIV; this is encoded by the coding sequence atggagTTCATCACGGCCCTCAGGGGCACCTTCGACGGCCAGAAGCCCTCGCTTTTCGAGGTTCTCTccgagcagcagctcaacagcctgCTACCGCCGACGCTGCGATACCTCCTGACCGTCGCCACGCACCGCCATCCGCGATACCTGCTCCGAATCCTCAACTCCTTCGACGAGCTATACGCGCTGTTGATGCTTGCCGTCGAGCGTCACTACCTACGCACCCGCGGCGGCTCCTTTACAGAGAACTTTTACGGCCTAAAACGCGAAAAAGCGCTTCACGGCGAGATCCCGAGAGCCAGCCTCGCCGCGCCGCATCTGGTCCGCGAGACACTGAAGCTCACGACTAAGGATGTGTGGCAGAACCTGGCCGTGCTAGTCGGCGTGCCGTATCTGAAGCGGAAGCTGGACGAGTCATACGACATTAATGCGCCCCGAGCGCTTCTAGGCGCGGCATACACGCGGATGCCCGAGAATCCGACTCTGCGCGATCGATTCATGCACTACTACAGGTGGTTCCTGCGCAACATTTATCCGCACGTCAACGCGGCCTACTGCTTCGCCATGCTGGCTTTCAACCTGGCCTACCTATTCGACCGTACCAAATACCATAACCCGCTCATGTGGCTCATTGGCACGAGAATACGAAGGATGACCATGGCCGACTACCAGGCCATCGACAAGCTATCCGAGCCGACGAGCAATGCCGCCAAGCCCGGTCCGCGATCTCTGCTGTCGACGCCTAAGGAGCTGGCATCCAGGGCCATGTCAAGCCTCTCTCTGCTGTTACCCATGAGTATCTTCGCACTGAAATTCCTCGAGTGGTGGTACCAGTCAGACTTTGCGAAGCAGCTGTCACGAAAGGCAGCTGAGAGCATCGAGTTGCCTCCTCCCATTGTATCTGGCAAGGGTTCTTtcggcaaaaagaagaaggaggagggcaaggaggaagaggaggaatcAAAAGAGGTGGCCATTACGGAAAAGGAGGCGCCGATTGCAACGCCGTCCATGCTCCCCATCTTTGTTGTTCGGTTCCCAGAAGACTCTTCCCTGTGCCCTATTTGTGTGGATGAAATCGTCACCCCAACGGTTTGCCAGACGGGTGTTGTCTACTGTTACACATGCATCCACCGATGGATTGAGGGCATGCACCCTAAACAGGAGGAGTTCATGGAAGACCGCGAGGGCAAGTGGGAGAGTGGCCAGGGTCGATGCGCCGTTACCGGGAAACGTGTGCTTGGTGGCACAGAAGGCCTGAGGAGGATAATTGTATAA